In a genomic window of Ipomoea triloba cultivar NCNSP0323 chromosome 3, ASM357664v1:
- the LOC116014182 gene encoding probable 6-phosphogluconolactonase 4, chloroplastic, with protein sequence MHIAASPRLLSSSNVRTLPTGFSSFRRSSPSVPLTFASVSATPPSCSVWRKSLSLTDKDIKVFGSRAKASMAEAVTGKGKAKVEVFDSEEELKASVAKYTADLSEKVCKERASFSVVVSGGSLIKCLSKLLEPPYINSVDWSKWHVFWVDERVVPKDHPDSNYLLAYDGFLSKVPIPAGNVYAINDALSAEGAAEDYETCLKHLVERKIVSTSEASGFPQFDLMLLGMGPDGHVASLFPGHPLLQEKEKWVAFIKDSPKPPPERITFTFPVINSSTNIALVVPGASKADAVYTALGSSQNPISLPVQMVSPEKELVWFLDKGAASKL encoded by the exons ATGCACATCGCCGCCTCACCTCGTCTGCTCTCTTCTTCTAACGTGCGCACTTTACCTACCGGATTCTCTTCTTTCCGACGATCATCGCCGTCCGTTCCGTTGACCTTCGCCTCTGTCTCAGCAACGCCGCCGTCTTGCTCCGTTTGGCGGAAAAGCTTGTCCTTAACAGATAAGGATATTAAAGTGTTTGGATCCCGAGCGAAAGCATCGATGGCGGAAGCAGTGACTGGGAAGGGGAAAGCGAAAGTTGAAGTGTTCGATTCAGAGGAGGAACTGAAGGCTTCTGTGGCGAAATACACTGCCGATTTATCGGAGAAAGTTTGCAAGGAGAGAGCTTCGTTCTCCGTCGTTGTCTCCGGTGGGTCTCTTATAAAGTGTCTCAG TAAATTGCTGGAGCCTCCTTATATCAACTCTGTAGACTGGTCAAAATGGCACGTTTTCTGGGTGGATGAGCGTGTGGTTCCAAAGGATCACCCAGATAGCAATTACTTGCTCGCTTATGATGGGTTTCTATCCAAG GTACCTATTCCTGCTGGTAATGTATACGCCATAAATGATGCCTTGTCAGCTGAAGGTGCAGCAGAGGATTATGAAACCTGTCTCAAGCATTTGGTGGAACGGAAGATCGTAAGCACATCTGAGGCAAGTGGATTTCCACAGTTTGACCTAATGCTTTTGGGCATGGGCCCTGATGGGCATGTTGCTTCTCTATTTCCCGGGCATCCTCTTCTCCAAGAGAAAGAGAAGTGGGTTGCGTTCATCAAGGACTCTCCAAAACCCCCTCCGGAAAGGATCACTTTCACATTCCCTGTCATCAACTCTTCCACAAACATTGCTCTTGTTGTACCGGGCGCATCTAAGGCGGATGCTGTGTACACAGCATTAGGCAGCAGTCAAAATCCCATTTCGCTGCCCGTGCAAATGGTTTCACCAGAAAAGGAATTGGTTTGGTTTTTGGATAAGGGAGCCGCTTCAAAGCTGTAA